In the genome of Maribacter forsetii DSM 18668, the window ATGTTTCAGCTGATTTTGTTTTTGAAAATTCAATTTTTTCAATCTTGTTGTTTTGGTATGTAAACTTGTTTTCAGGAAAGGCGGAATAATCTAAATCATTATTGTATTTTCTATCTGTACTAGAGCCAGAATGTGACATCCAGTCAGAATAGGTATTAGATTTTGTGTCTTTTAGAAAAATCAATTTACTATACTTTGCAGGATAACTTTCGAAAGTTCGTTCACTGGTATTGTCCCCGCCAAAATATTTGTTTTCTGAAAGATGTAATGTTACCCAACCTTCATTGGTATGGAAATAAACAATGTCATTATTGCCATAAATGACAGTAGATGATTTATTGTAATATTCTTCAAAAATTGTAATCCATTTTTTTTCTAATTTTTTTTTATCAGGATTTATAGTTTGAAAGAAGGATTGTGGTTTTATGACGTTTTGTGAAAAGTCATAGACAGCATTATCTGTAAATACATAATGGGTCTTATAAGGCATTTCTGCTTTTGAGTCTGTTATTCTAAAAAGAATGTCGCCTTCCGTACTTATTTTTATTTGCTGATATGAATCATCTACAATAAAATATTTGTTGATGGTATCATAAGTAATGTATAAGTAGGTTTTATCTGTAACTGCGTCGATTAGGTAATTTTTAGAACTGACACCTGAACTCAAATACTGGTAGTTGTTCTTATTGGAAACCAAATTGGGTATTAAATTAATACTAGTGCATTGTTGAAAGAAAAATAGGAGTGCAATAATTATAAATACCATTATTTTATATTTTTTCATTTTCAACTTAGGCTTATTATAAATTAAAATCTTTATTAAATTGTACTTCTAATTAAAGTTAATAATATCACTAATCATTTTGTGATACGTTGTTTTAATTTCATCTTCCACATCTTTAAACTCTATTTTCTCTAATTTTTTACATAACCTTAAATAGGCTTGTTTCCACTCTGGATCTTTAGAGATTGTAGTAAGCATGGATAATAAATATAAATGCCTTATTTCTGTATAATAATAACGTTTAACTTCAGTATCTGAATTTTTTAATGATATATATGCTTCTGCAGCTTTAACAGCTTCTATATAGTCTTCTTCTTTTTTAGTGATAGTAGCTAGTTTATCAGAATAATGTGCGAAGTAATATGCAGAATAAGCACTACGCACCTCAGTACTGTTCTTTAATAAATCTACAGATACTTTTATATACTTTACGCTTTTTTGATAGTTTTCTAAATTGTGAAGAAGTTCTGCAGCTTCATAATAATAGATACTTAGTATTCTATAATTTTTAGATAGCTCATTGTGTATACCTTCTTCAGTATTAATTTTTATAACTCGTTTCATTAAATCAATGGCCAATAAATAAAAAGTCTCGTCTTTTTTGGTCTTGCCTTCTAGAGCACGCGCTTTTCCCATATTTAATAATATGAATGCATGTTCTTTAGGGTGATTTTCATAAGTCCAAATTTTCAGGGCATTTTGGCATAATTCAAGCGCTAATGGAATTAATTTTAAAGCAGAATCCTTGTCTGCCAGTTTTGCAAGATGAATTGCTGCGGCAGCACAGTTCTGTTGATACATGGCATAATCCCAAGCAGATTTTTTTGCATTAAACTCATGTTTTAGTTTTGTGTATAGCTTTAATGCTCTTTTTGCATGTGTTATATCATCTATAAGGGTAGACTTTAGAAAATAAGCATTTGCATATGCATTATGGGTATGTAGCCATTTTTTGTAATTTTTAGATTTGTCAAGGAAGGATATTAATTCTTCAAAAACATCAATGCCCTTATCAATAGTTGATATAAGGTAATTTCTGTTTAACAACTCGGTATAGGTATTTCCTATATCATATAAAACATCGGCAAAGAACTCTTTATACTTGTCTTTATCAATTAATGATTTAATTTCTTGAAAAGCTATTATTTGTTTTTCAAAAAGAGAAGCATCGGTTTCACCTTCAATACTTTCTTGTATTAGTTTGCTTTGGTAGTACTTTATATAAGCAAATTCAAATGGTTGTTTAGTTCTATCAATGAAATCTAGTAGTAGTGTTATTCGGTCTATAAATTCTTCATTATTTTCTTCGAATGTGTTTTTAAACAATTCTAATTCCCAAATAAGCAGTTGTTTATATTGAGGTCTGTCATATTGAGCAATAGCATTAAGATAATATGAATTTATTTCACTTATATATTGCTCCACTTCATTTTGGCTTGTTGCAGTATAAGGCAGATAACAAAGTAACTCTAAAGTAGCTTTAGTAGTTATGAAATCAATTTGCTCAATATTTTGTAAATATGCTTTTAGTAGTTCATTAACTGTAGTAGAAATATAGCTGGTTTTTTCTATTTTTTTTGACAAGCTTAAATTGAATAAGAGCTTGCCATAAGCATTGTCACTATAGGGGATAACGTCGAATTCTGAAAAGAGGGAGTATGTTTTAGGTGTTTCTGGGAAATGATATGTAGTTGTATTCAAAAACTCTATAATCAATACAGAATTACTGCTAGTTGCTAGTTCTACACTATCGAATGTTTTCCATTTGTAATCTCCCTTTGTTACTTCTTTACTAAGTTGAGCCAACATACCCGATTCTTTGCCAAGTACTGCAATTATTGGTTTCTTTTGGAATATTTTAAGCAAAAAGATAATTTAAAGTGAATTCGAAGTTTTGTGTAGGGTGAATTTAAACAATTTTTTATAGTGCATTTATGTATTGTGCTAAAGTGGGTATTTGATATTGTTTTCGTAAAAAAATATTTCAATTTTTTTTAACTTGAGAGGTAGTGATTAATGCAGTTATCAGTCTTTTGGCAACTATTTCGTAACCGATTATCCTATCTATATTCTATACGTTTAAAAATATAGATTAACCTACTTGGAGTGCAGTGTTTATACTTTATATGCCTGATTTGTTAATGACACTGCCATACTTTTCTTGTAAGATTAAATCATATTGTTTTATTAAGGTTTTACAGTGGTTAGGTTAAAATCTGATAATTTTTCTTTGGTTTTTTATTTTCAATACCATTCATCATATTAAATAATAGCATAACCGTATTGTCATTACTTCCGTCAAAACCTTCATTTTCATTTAATAAAATTTTTGTCAAAAAGAATAAAGGAGGACAGCAATAATAATTTTTGGGTGAAACAATATATATGCCCTCAACATCATTTCCGAAATCAATATACTTCCATTTCCAGTTGTACTCTTCAACCACCATTTTGCCCCATAGGGCTCCTAATTTTAAAGCATATTCTCTTAGGTCTTCTTCTGAATGCTCTTTTAATAAAAGCTTGTCCACATATTCTCGGATCCATTGAACTTTTTCTTTTGGGGTCTCTGGTTTTGTTGTCACAAACAATTCATTACATTCTTGTTCTTTTTCATTTATGGCATCAACCAAATCTTTTTCAAGTTCTGTTACCTTTAATTTCTGTTCTTCCATTTGTATATTTATACTTCTTTAAATTCGAATATAATAAGTGTAAGTTTAGGTAGGTGATTTTTCAGTATAGAAATAACTTTTTAATGAATTCACATTTCTTCTAAATGCGCTATAATTCTGTCCTCTAAATCTATAGGAAACCAAACCACTGAAAACTCATATTTATCAGACTCTTCGCTTGAAATTGGGGTTTCTGTCTTAGTACTTAAATCTCTTAATCTAAAATCTTCATCCATACCAAAAACCATTTTTAAGTTTTTATAATTAGAATCTTTATACTTGTCATAGTTTGTTGGTTGATCAATTATTCGCCACCTCTTTTTTAAGATACCGTCCCAAAATATTTGGATAGGTGAAAACATAATACCGGAATTTATTATGTCATTTATATCTGAAGTTGCGCAACCAACGTAATTGAATATTTCAACTAAA includes:
- a CDS encoding Imm26 family immunity protein, which produces MKTTKEHIIGSIFCIPLFMPKDDWKLKVKLTNEDLSKNFVFGRVIETSSSVLVEIFNYVGCATSDINDIINSGIMFSPIQIFWDGILKKRWRIIDQPTNYDKYKDSNYKNLKMVFGMDEDFRLRDLSTKTETPISSEESDKYEFSVVWFPIDLEDRIIAHLEEM